CTCCATTATTTCTAGTGCAGTCTTTAATTGTATGATCTACAATTTTCAACAGAACTTTGATCTTATGAGATGCGTAACAGTTGTTTAGCATACCTTATctgttgcagaaataaaaagccaCTTAAGAAATGCAGCTGTGCTCTGGAAATAGTAAGGTTTTAAGAGTAAGCAACTTCAGTTTTAGTGTCCCCAGTCTTTGAATGGTTTTTTTACTTTACTGATAAGGTTACAAGGAACATAAGAgataaaaacagtatttcatgAAAGCCAAATGTTATATTACAAGTAGTCCATATAGTGTTCCAATGTTAAacatacaattaaaaataaaaatatgagatAAAAATATGTGAACTGATAGCAAGTTgcatgtatatacatacacacacaattattttgtttaaaatgagaTATAGTAGCATGTTATGAATCTCCCCAAGTTTGTGTTGAGCCACAAGGTGTACGTTAATATGTACTAAAAACAGGGTGAGGAACTGCAACGAGTGGGTAGTGTTGGTCTTGTTAAAAAGAATCTTGGCAAAAACACTGTCAGGAAAGTAAACCTCGGTTTCATTCATTACATCAAATTCCTGGAATGCTTATATGGAAAACTTCCATTATtgcccaacaaacaaaaacctcctTGTTTTATGTctagaaacaaaaatgtaatagCTTTATGAAATTATTCATATTGTTTGATGAAATTGGTTTTAACCTATTGTCAAACTAAATGCTAAAATGTAGCAGTAACCGTGTGATAATAATCTGGGTTATTTCTAGTCAGTAAGAAGATTTAGACTAACAATCAACataatgataaaatatttgagaaaagtttataaacaaaataaaaaattgaaattgttaataaattattcaaaaataattagatAATCAAGATAATTATAAAATACTTGAGAAAAGTTtataaacaaaatcaaaaattaaaaatgttaataaattatttaaaaatactgttttttcatttcttttagaATGTACTGCTCTACAGAATGTGATAAAGGGTCTAACACAAACCATTGAAAACCAGTGTAATGTGAAAGGTAAAAGAATAATATTCTTATATATACTGTACTGTACTGTAATTAGGCTAAGCAGGCATTGAATTGTTTTGTGCATATTTAcgttttttttcagagagagaAACTCGCTGGCagacaaacagaaatgaaaaaagtatCTAAAATCAATCTTGTGCAGATTTTGGTAGTCTATGTGCTTAAAGAATGTCTGTTGCTATTATCCTACTTAGAATCCATGTGTAGAGAAGTTCTGCCTCAGCGAGGTTTTTTAATCAGTAGTTGGGCTTTAAATTTGTTTCAGCCTAGCCCAGGCAATTTTATAAAAAGTGAGAAAGTATCGTTCAACTTTGGACTGTAGTCTATTACAGCATTTATACATAGTTTTTGTCATTTTGATAAACCGAAGAGTCTTAATCCTCAATGTAATATTAATAAGATTTAGCTGTTATCCATACGTACCTGACAATTACTGATTGcttgctattttaaaataaaatacataagtATTTGCTATATCTTTATACTGCAGCTTAGTTGTACACCAAGTAGGTAATTTTATACCCATTTTGTGTCCAAGTCGTGTTAGCATAAATACTAATAAACCTCCAAAAATTGGAAATATATAGCTGTTTTTAATACTGAAGGTGACTTTTGACAATCAGAAAAGCATCTGCTTTTACTAAATTCTGTTTTTGAGATACCAGTTTTCTAGTTTTTGGGAAACAAGTACTTTAAAAGCAGCATCCTCCCATTAGAAACTGCTGTAGTCGTGATAATAATATTCTGTTCTCTGAGTCAAAGAACTTTACAACTAGATTTTCTTGAATGCATCAGTTATCAGAAGGCTAAAGACATTTCAAAGTAGTAATACCAGGAAAATATTATGATTAAACTAGGAACTTTCACCCTAGAAAAATGATGACTGAGATTATGTATTTCTGTGAATTATTATTACGTCTACAAAAAAGTTTCTCAAAGTTCAGACAAGTCAAACAATgaaagtaatttatttattctgcttcCATGCTAATAATACTGTCAAACTGTACTTTTTAGTGTATCATATAGGTTATTGGTTTTTTTATATAGATGAAAATGATAGACTGAAAGGTACCATTCACATCTTGGAACAGAAATTAAAGGCTTGTGAACAGGTACATCACAAATTATCATTCTTTAGGTAGAGGAATAATATTTTATCTCTATAGAAGCAGTTCATGTATTGTTGTATTCTTGGGTTTGCTACCAATACCATTATTGTTGCACTTTTGCTAATGTTTATAGTGTAAAAGCAGAAGAGTTGTTCTCATCACAGTACCAATGTGAGAATGTGATAGAGGTCAAAACAAGTAAGTTCTGAGAACTCTGTCTCAATCTAAGATGcacttttttaaaatctgtatttagcTTTAAATTCAGCTTTACATTCTAACATGTAATCCtttgcattaaaatatattcttgtgTGGAAATAAGGTTTTGATATTCACAATGCCTGCTGTACTGCCAAAGAATCAAGAGGTGTCTGAATTTTGTGTATAGTTTCTTTGGGAGTAGATGCTACAAAGATAATAGATCTCTACTTTTTGTCTGTGTCTCGTGATAAATTCCATTTACCATCTCTCTCTATTTTTTATCTATGCCACTCATTTTTGGAAAGGAGGTAACACCAGCAGGTTGTGATAGTTCTCTCTGCTAAGACTGCAGATCCATTACCTGAATAGGATTAAGAAGCTCGCTGCTGATTGTCTTTGCCTGTGTTTATAGTAACTATGAGTTAAAACTAAGTTTTTATAACAATCGAGTTGTTGTCTTGACGGTTTGAGAATAAAGTAACTAATATCTTCAGAAAGACATGAGGAAACTATGCTTTTATACATTATATACATGTATGGGCATGGTGAAACTGCCTGGTGTGGCTGAAGGCGCTTCCTTGACCATGTCTGTATATATTATCACCACCAATCCGTAACTGCCTTTGTGAGTGCCTCCGAGCATTCCTCTGGTGAGTGGCTACCTACCTTGTCAGAAAGCTTTGAAGGGCTTTGGAGTAAGCACCACTACAGTGGCAGCCACAGCCAATACCTGAATAGTTCTGGAGTACTTACTGGAGCAAACTTAAAATAGGTATGCTCAGACTCTTCACTTGAGTATCAGTGCCAGCAGCCTTACTAGTGCTGGTATCACTGATGTTTCTACTGCTGCTAGTATGAAGTTGCAGAAAACAATATTAACAAAATTCATGCTTGAAATATGATTTTTGTTGAACAGTCTTGCAGTTGAAAATCCCCCAAATTAAAACTGTAGTCACTTAGCTAACTGCAGCATTTTATCAGATCCTGGGTTGGGGAAAGAAATATTACCTCTCTATTTGCCTGTCTCTTAATAAGTACAATTTCTAATTCTGTATTAACTGATAGCTGTAATACAGTGGAATCTGCTACATTTTTCATCTTTGGACTTCAGCTGGATTGTGTAAGAAGTAACTGGGCATTTTGAATTTACTAGATGAAGGATAAAACAAGTACTGAATTACAGAGTACTGTACATTTTGGCATTAATATTGTGCTTTGCAGAACCTAAGAGCACAGAAACATCAAGGTTTTTATGAAGCTTTTTACATTCACAGGAATATAAAGATCAGATTGAGAAACTTATGCTAgaagttaaaaacaaagaggaagaaCACAAATTAGAAATAACACAGTTGAATTGtgagataagaaaaaaatgtaagtcCTCTGAAGACTAAATGCTCTAGCATTGGGTAAAAAGATGTTGTAACCTGTAGGAGCTATACTTCATCTAGGATAAGTGCAAGTTCCACTTAGTGGAAACATGAAAGCTGGAAGTGGACAGTGTTTAACGGAGTTTTATCTTTACTCAAAAGAGTAAATGAGGCAATAGTACAGCAACACAGGATGAGCAGAAATTCCCAAACAGGTACAACAGCCACTGGGAACTCGGACCTAAAAATGTGAAGGAATGAAATTTTGGGTTGAACTGTAGGCTGGAAAATTGCTTCAAACTATAAGCTAGACTGTTGTTAAAAAGTTACACCTATAGACAGAGTAGGACATTGTTTTCACAAATAATActgcaatgggaaaaaaactttTTTCAATATTAATTATTTGCTATACTGGCACAGCGTTGAAGAGTGGGATTTTTTGGTCATCCACTTAATTGAAAAAAGCCAGACCGATTCTTTGTAAAATGTGATGCTTCTTTAAAGAGACTCCATCTTATTAGGATGGAACAGGGTAGTTTTCACATAGTTTCGAAGTATTGTTTTTTGCTTGAATGAAATTCTTTTCCTATGAAATATTGACCTGCTGCTAAAGAAAGTTTTAATATTTGGgaaattatgttatttttccATCTAAACATCTTCTGTAATCATTGTATTTGGTGTTGCTATGTTACTAGTTGAAGTAAAAGAAGTGGAGTATagagaacagagagagaaaaaagaactgGAAATATTAGAGCTAACTAGACAGctgaaaattcaaaatgaagagaagcagaatgaaataattaaacTCCAGATAGAGGTATGCATTACAAAGCTGAGTTAAAGATCAGTTGGGCATTGAGTAAACTTAGAAGAGACTGTGTagtgaaaaatgttaattaGTACTTAATGAAGTAATATGATGCAATCTAGGAAACTTAAAAAACAATTGTCTTTGCAAATATCACTGGTGTGTGCTCCCTTCCTTAATGGTACTGAGGTGCTTCTGCTAAGGATTCGAGTTCTAGCTACTGTATAGGGAGACTGAAGTTTGCTGTGTTCTtggtttaaattaaattattttgaaaattttgctagtttttgagctataaaaaaaaattcttagtgTTATTCTTTTGAATTTCTGAATGTTGGGAagatacatttcttttttaaacttccAAGAGCTTAAAGACTTGTAATCCTACAGAGGTCTGAGTCACAGAATTCAACATGTATTTCATAGCTCAGGTTTTAAGCCACCcttattacagaaataattaagGAAGTACTTCAAACCTttcatatatgaaaaaaaataaataaggtgtGAAAGTGTTTGGGCTCAGTTATCTTCGGAATGTGAGGGAAAGGTGATGGTTTCAGAAGTTTTTAGCATCCTCTGcacttcctcctcctgcagatATTTGGCTGTGTAgcctccatttttctttttttttagtagtgATCTTGTTCATCTAAATGTATTTGGTTTATCGTGTTTGTAGTATTTCctttttgcaatatttttacaggtttttttgAAGAAATGTAGCTTATCATcacattgttttaaataaagtaaCTTCTTTGTACTCGGATTAAGTAGCAGATAAACTTGCTATTACTACTTTCAGGAACAAAatccaatttttaaaaaagtgaaaaatatacttgtattatttaacatttttttttcctgttggttCTTAATGTTTTGTCTTCTCTTGATTCTTTCAGTTCAATGCTAAATTAGCACAAGTTcagaataaaacaacaaaatcattTTCAGATGCTTCTGTTTTGCCACAAAGTGTATATCGAAGGGTATGTGCCTGTAGTCTGCAGATGCCAAATGCTATTACAGCCTGTTTGAAAGGGGTTTTACTTTGTCCTGCAACAAAAGTTTGGAGGATGGGGAGGAATTTCATGCCTTATAGGTCCATCTTACTCTCCCACACACTGCTCCCACCTCTAGAAAACTAATTTAACATCTCTCTGCATTGATGTTGATATAGCTGGAGttcaacaacaaaaatttaGAATTGGTAATCTGGGAACTTAAGACAGAACTGACATAAATTGACTGATATAAATTATATGTgtacattattggttttgtagCCTTGGGACTTTGGGATGTCACAAAAATAGGATTCTGGAGAAGTCACCTTTGTAATTTTGTGATataaaatactgagaaaaatatttttactataaTATTTCTCATTACTAATATCATATTGTACTGTTACTTAAGTCTATGTGATATTTAACAACTGAGCCtttgcatgtatttttacaGAAGCTGCAACATCtccaggaggagaaaaataaggaaattgaAGTTCTCCGGAACACCATAAGAGACTTAGAGCAACGTCTTAATAAAGGCCAAGACCTGCACCTCAAACGGAGGCGATTTTGAGTAAATgacatgaaatatttcagcagtACATAAAATGAGAAACAGAGTATTTCAAACTTGAAACTTGCACCTGAAAGTATAAACAAGAcatgaaaaaatgcagaatttttttattgaaaacactCTTGTCAAATATTCCAAAGGCATGCATTCTTTGAATACCCAGGACTACTTTCTTGCTAATCAGCATTCACAATAAAAAGATTCAGGTTTCACAGGAGTAATAATTTCCCTATTAAACCATCATTAATTATGGTGTATGCTTTCAAAGCAGTTTTCCAGTCTTGTATATTCTCCTCTTCATCCAGGAATCCTTCAAACAATTCTATTTTTACTTCAACTCAGTTAATCAAAGGTTACGGATGCTAAGCTACGGACAGAGAAGTTATACAAGTTCAAGTGGTATATTACCTTACTAACCAATATAGATTAATCAAATTCAGCACTGTAATAAACAATTATAAACATTAAACCAAGATTAAATGTTTCATCCTTCCCTCTTTTTAAAACTGATAATAATTCTGCATGAAGTTAACACTGCTTCTCTCTTTAGGCACCATCTTCCTGATTTAGTGGAATTTTACAAGCTGTAGTAGTATGTATTAATGGACCCTGATACCTTCTCTAAGTCACAAAAGTTAAGCATATAAATCTGTTACTCTAAAATAATGCGATTACTTGTTGTATGCTACATTTGagataaaaagttattttggcACAGTGTTTAGGAATAAGCTTTTCTCGTACAGAATTTCTATCCCCAGgttagaaagaaaagcaacaacttCTGAATATATTCAATCttcttaataattaaaaaaaaaaaaaaaaaaaatctgttttggttATCTTCTGTTCTTGATTGCAGAACATCAGACAGGAGCCCCTAGGTCATAGTTTATGCTCCTGGCCTCACAAATGCAAACAGAATGTCAGAAGACAAACAAGACAGACAAATTAACCAAGAATGCAGACACCTTCCCAGtgcaactgaaaaacaaactaaGGGTCAACTAAATTTCTGTATCTTATTAAGTTTTTTAGTGATCGAATTTGACAGGTATTGTGTAATTTTGAGAGCACTGCTCTAAAAGTGTCATTGTTTGCAACATTTTAACTGTACACACCTGTCTTAGTATCATTTTAATTGGAGGCAATAAAAACACTTAATCCGTTAATTTTTCCACTCTCACAACCATGTGACTTTAGCTGGTAGGACTCCCTTGCATTTTTTAAGTGCTTAGTTTGTTTTTCAGGCTCAGTTTCTTGCGTTTTCCTGTCACTGTCAGGTGTCACTAGTTTcacttcctcctgctgctggcgACTGTCAGGCAGCAGTGAGCAGACGTCACTGTCAGGATTCAGTGATGTCCTCTGCCAACAGCTGCCCGTGTCACCTGCAAGAGTTCGGAAGTGCTCCGCGACACTGTCAAGTGACAGAATTTCCTACCTCTTCAAACAAAAGGTGTCGACAATGACAGCATCAACTACTCGAAGTTGAGTCTGATGCTGTCTGCCAGTTTCAAGTTAACTGGTTTTTACAGCtggttttccccttttttcatAGCTTTTTATCTTGTGTAATTTCTACACCTTCTCCTGGAGGAACAGTGTCTACCTGTTCATGACTACCTGTCTGATCATGCCTGTTGCGGCCAAAAACTCTGTGACGCCGACCGCTGTGAGAATGATGCCTGTGAGATTCAGAAGCCTGATGGTTTTCATTTTTGGAGTGACGACCGCCCTCAcgatggtggtggtggtggtggtgtctgtgtctgtgcaggTTGTGGTGGTGCGAATGTTGACCAGCTGGCTCAGGTGCTATCTCTGCTAGCTCTTCTTCTGCTGTTTTAGTGATGTTTTCACATATGCCATCAATATCAGGTTCCTGTAAAAGAGAAGCTTGTGTTAAATTCAAGGCATTATTTTGATTGAACTAGTTATAAAATATTATCTTAACATTTTTGCAGATCGTGAAACCCAATTTTAAATCATCTGTGCTACTTTCCTGAAGAAAGATATGAATGTATCAAAAAGAACCTTGTTTTACACCACCGCTGATAACTAGACAGGGCTCTTCATATAAACTTCTAGGAATGATAATTCAAGTAATTGTTGATTAAAAGTATTGTTTTTCTAGGATTCCACATCTGACCTAAGGCCTGCATTTAGCTGTGAAACTGCATGATGGGATAAAAATGATTCTTCTCCTTGAACTTTCATGACTATCCAGGCACATTTCTTGATAATCCTTAAAGTAGTTCTGATCTTCAGTTATATATAAAACAAAGCTACCCTTCTTCTGTAATGCTCACAATAATTTTTTACCTTGTATTACCACTTTTTAaagtacccattggacactgtgtttaAACTAAAAGGAACAGTAACTCAAACAAGCTGAGATTTGAttcctggggagggggggcgggaTTTAATTACTATTTGTTTAAGTACCTACCTGTACCCAAAAACTAGGGTGGTTCACTGCTCACTAGCTGTACATAACCCCAGAAACAGAATTAGCCTCCAAGATTGCATTTagatttctgaaaattatttgcatttctaTCAAGGGCAGGAGTTCAGGTAATCAGTCCTTTATAAATTAGATCtaatttactttgaaaaatctttaaaagctTTCTGCCAAGAACCATGAAATGTGTAAATTCTAAATCATATCTTTGGGATTAatcacactgaaataatttaagtaTCAGCCAAATCTGGTCTCCTTtcctattatatatatatagagtgAAACAAGGAAATACCGTGTAAGAGCAGTTTCCACACTTGTTTTCACAGTACGCAATCTTGATAGCTTCTTCTACATATTGGAAAGACAGGAAGGAATAGGGCAGACCCAGGTGATACACTAAACGGCCGCACCTAAGGAGAGAAAGAACTTTGTGGTTACTTATACATAAACACACACCTAAAATTAAGTATCTCTTCTTGCCGTATTGTATTTTATTCACATCAATCTGCCCACACAACACAGTCCCACAGAAGGTGTTTCTGTCCAAGGGGTTTACAGGCAAAGACAATATCTGTCTTACGCACGTTTGCCCATTCAACTGCATCGCTCAGCAGTGCGAAGTGTGATTTCTGGCTGACATAGTAACTCTACTGGCAGAAACCTCTCGTTTAGCAGTATTTAGGCTAGCAAGGGTTACACTCATTACAAACCTATCTTGCTAATGAGGAGGGTTGTTTGCATAGTGCTACATGTCGCCACTTGGTTGTTGCAGTCTTAACATTTTTGTGCCACATAACTTGTATTTTGATTGGAATGTGCATTGCGGTCCCTCTGCATGTGCTGCATGTGCTGCATTGCACAAGGAGATGTTTACGGCACCTGTTTGCTCCTTGTCTGTGCTTGAGGGCTCTGGTCAGCACTTGTCTACACCACTGGTACCTTTGGAGGAGGTGGAGTAAATGCAGGACTTGTACACAAGGGCACCTGGCTACGTACCCCACCTGCAATGCCAACACGCAGTCCTCCCGCCTAGCTCCCTACACGTCTGCAGCACATGTCTAGGAGCAACACCAGGCAAAGGCTTCATTGCCAATGAAGGCGCAGTAAGGACGTACGTTCCTGGAACCAGAATGGGTCATGGCCAAACTAGTGCAAACCAGTTCACAGTGCAGGTGTATGCTATGTGGCGGCAGCTCAAAACTGTTCAGCCTTTCAAAGGCCATGGGTTTGAGGCCTCTCCACAAACTACTTACAGCCCTGTTCTGTTTGTCATATGACAGCAATGGCCCACACTCAGGCGTATTTGCGGCTGTAACATGCTGTCCCTTTCTAAAGATCATTCTAGTGCTAGTTTCATCCCACAAGCCTAATTTAGCaaattcatttaatttcatcatattaccaaaagaaaaaaaaaaaaaagaaaagaaaaaagtaactttGTAATTCTTTATTATACTCAATTATGCTTCATTATGAACTGGGAATGTTCATTACAGTAACAAAATAGTAATTAGGATGGACATGTTAGGAGTGCAGGACTTGTTGAATAATTTCCATCacatcaaaactgaaaaatcgTAATTTCAATTGAAGAGTTATTACTGGTTCTGCCAAAAGATATGTGTTCCAGAATCCCATGTtcaaaaagctattttctttgaaaatgttaaGTTTCACCTTAAGTTTTACTATTTTTTCTACATGACATTTTCAACAACTCTGgtcaaaatgttttcataatgaTCCAGATagcttttctcatttgtttcttctctcacatGCATTGATGTAATGAAGttgtctgaaaataaaaccagtgtAAAAGACCAGAATCATGCTGTCAAACTCTACACTCAGTTACATTAGTCTAAATCCacagtatcatagaatcatagaatgttccaagttggaagggacccaccagggtcatcaagtccaactcctgtccctacacaggacaaccccacagttcaccccatgtgtctgagggtgttgtccagtctcttcttgaacagtgtcaggcttggggctgtgacacctccctggggagcctgttcccgtgctccaccaccctctgggggaagagcctgttcctaatgtccaacctaaacctcccctggcacatcttcctgccattccctcaggttctgtcattggtcactaaagagaagagatcagtgcctcctcctcttcctccccttgtggggaagctgtagccgccatgaggtctcctcttggtctcctccaggctgaacaaaccaagtgactttagccgctcctcatatggcttcgccaaccaaacccttcaccaacttcgtggCCCTACTTCTGGACACTCTttagtagctttatatccttatCAGtaattgtaaagaaaaaataatttatcccTAACTTACTTAAGCAAAagtaactttttgttttgtagctTCCTTTTTCCAGTAAATGCAAGTACTTTACTTAGTGCAACTTAGAAGTTGATTATGTCTTTGTTGTGAGGTAATCAGATTATTTGAAAATCAGTTAAATAATTTAGAGATTTACAAAGCATTACTCTAaacatatgcaaatattttcctgtgttcCCCTCTAAACACAGACCTGTCATAGATGAGAAAGTCATCTTTGTTTCCATTTAAGGTAGTCCAGACATCATCTTGCTGTTCATCTTGCTGGTAGACAgtaatattttctgaaacactTTCTTTCAGTAGGTGAAATTTCCTCTGTGAGTGAGTTCCCTGATGATTGACAACAACATACGAGATATTGACCAGTCCTTCATCCTTTAACCTCACTCGCAGGTCCTCCAATCTAGTGGAGAATGTAAAGAAAACTGTATTAGGGAAGCATAAATTTTGCCATATTCAACAGAAGTTAATATGCTCCATCTTGATTTAGTACAGTGAATGTTATTTTCTGAGTTTTAATGGCAACAATCTAACACTATCAAAGCAACTTTGCCATTTGCCATGACTATTAACTACACTGTTACCAAAGCAGACTCTGCAATAGCTAATATGTCATGGGCCCTGTCCTTGTAAGTAGAATGCACTACTAAGTAAAGAAAAGATCTGTTTTCAGGATGaattcagtgtttttatttcagttctttcaCGCTCTTCATGGTCGAACACAGTTAGTTTATCTGATGTCTTTGTTTAAATGCTGAGATTTTAATCACATATTTGGTTAAAGAACGCACACCATAAATACAGGAGGAAGATGACTAATCAAGAAAGCAAACCTGCAGTAAAAGGCCAATATCTGTCCCACTCATCTTTTCTGTAATAGCCAGAAAATGCATATTACAGCAACTGGATCAAAAGGATGGCTACAGAATGTGTGCATGACCTGGCTGGCAGTTAGTAGTCTTTCCCTTTGGCATCTCTTCACAAAcatctttctttggtctgtagTACAGAAAGCTGCTTTCTTGCTGTAtcatgtggggtttttttttcctattcatttGTATTGTTCCTATTGAACTGCTCTGGAAAacactcttattttttttccattttcaggaaATAGTGTAGAGCTTGAAGGATTCTTTAAAACATACCTAAAATGTACAGAATCAAACCCAAATGCCTTGAAAGTCAACCACGAAGCCCGTTTTTGACTTTGATGGACCCAGAGATTTACCACTGCTTTTTCAAATCTAGATATTAAAATCTTCCAAAGGCTATTATAATATGAAGTCATGCAGCCTAGAGGGGAAAACTAAGATGTTATTACTGTGATTAAAATCAAGCTCTGAAGCCAGTGCTACGAATTTTTAAACCAGAAGGAGGATTTCACAATCACTAAATTAATCCAAGACAAGAGCTGCATGCAATTCCTGTTTGGGTCaactcaaaattatttttttgttgctgttactGTCATGATACCTAATTATTTGCACAGAAGTAGGTTCTAGAAACCAGAGCACCAACGTCCCAGGTCTTGTATGAAAAGAGAACAGTGATGATTCCCTTGAATGCTTCAACTATTTTGAGATGGCCATTTTTTACCTTACCTTCTGTAATACTACTTCTATCTAGGACATTTGAATAGGGTCTGGGAAAGCACATTAAAAGTGCatgttttgatttgc
The Columba livia isolate bColLiv1 breed racing homer chromosome Z, bColLiv1.pat.W.v2, whole genome shotgun sequence genome window above contains:
- the CCDC152 gene encoding coiled-coil domain-containing protein 152 isoform X1 codes for the protein MNHIHEETMKKISVVNLDKLLDNFSEIEKKISEINEANNLLVLQLEKCNRLLTLSQSKEESVKEECTALQNVIKGLTQTIENQCNVKDENDRLKGTIHILEQKLKACEQEYKDQIEKLMLEVKNKEEEHKLEITQLNCEIRKKFEVKEVEYREQREKKELEILELTRQLKIQNEEKQNEIIKLQIEFNAKLAQVQNKTTKSFSDASVLPQSVYRRVCACSLQMPNAITACLKGVLLCPATKVWRMGRNFMPYRSILLSHTLLPPLEN
- the CCDC152 gene encoding coiled-coil domain-containing protein 152 isoform X2, with amino-acid sequence MNHIHEETMKKISVVNLDKLLDNFSEIEKKISEINEANNLLVLQLEKCNRLLTLSQSKEESVKEECTALQNVIKGLTQTIENQCNVKDENDRLKGTIHILEQKLKACEQEYKDQIEKLMLEVKNKEEEHKLEITQLNCEIRKKFEVKEVEYREQREKKELEILELTRQLKIQNEEKQNEIIKLQIEFNAKLAQVQNKTTKSFSDASVLPQSVYRRKLQHLQEEKNKEIEVLRNTIRDLEQRLNKGQDLHLKRRRF
- the SELENOP gene encoding selenoprotein P; translation: MWAGLGLVLVLCLLPGGGTESQNCKEAPEWRIGEENPMLNSRGSVTVVALLQASUYLCLLQASRLEDLRVRLKDEGLVNISYVVVNHQGTHSQRKFHLLKESVSENITVYQQDEQQDDVWTTLNGNKDDFLIYDRCGRLVYHLGLPYSFLSFQYVEEAIKIAYCENKCGNCSYTEPDIDGICENITKTAEEELAEIAPEPAGQHSHHHNLHRHRHHHHHHHREGGRHSKNENHQASESHRHHSHSGRRHRVFGRNRHDQTGSHEQVDTVPPGEGVEITQDKKLUKKGKTSCKNQLTUNWQTASDSTSSSUCCHCRHLLFEEVGNSVTUQCRGALPNSCRUHGQLLAEDITESUQURLLTAAUQSPAAGGSETSDTUQUQENARNUAUKTN